The following coding sequences lie in one Fusarium poae strain DAOMC 252244 chromosome 1, whole genome shotgun sequence genomic window:
- the HH3V_1 gene encoding histone H3-like centromeric protein hH3v yields the protein MPPVKKSRASGAGKSRPSAVQAGDPVPVRAKRRYRPGTVALREIRHYQSGTKLLLRKLPFARLVREIALSMRPADAGLRWQSQAIMALQEAAEAFMVHLFEDTNLCAIHAKRVTIMQKDIQLARRIRGMWGGLG from the exons ATGCCTCCCGTCAAGAAATCCAGAGCCTCGGGCGCTGGTAAGTCGCGGCCAAGTGCTGTTCAAG CTGGTGATCCAGTCCCCGTTCGCGCAAAGCGTCGCTACCGTCCTGGCACTGTCGCACTTCGCGAAATTCGACATTATCAAAGTGGCACCAAACTCCTCCTCCGAAAGCTTCCATTTGCACGACTG GTCCGAGAAATCGCACTATCGATGCGTCCCGCCGACGCGGGTCTGCGCTGGCAAAGTCAAGCGATTATGGCTCTTCAGGAAGCTGCCGAAGCATTCATGGTACACCTATTCGAGGATACCAACCTTTGCGCCATCCATGCCAAGCGTGTCACAATTATGCAGAAGGATATTCAGCTAGCAAGACGGATACGCGGTATGTGGGGTGGATTGGGTTAA